ACACACAATCAAGTATGACGCTGAAGTTTTGAAGTAACAGTAAAATTGTCATTGTGAAATGTTTATAATAAGTCCGGATTAATTGAGAAGTGAAATTAGTCAAGCCACTAGTATTTGTGTTACTATTAGATATACTGCATACATCACATCTTCTTAAATTGCGGCCCTTTGTGAATCCCTGTATGAAACGGGAATACTTCGTatactaaattattctttttataatGAATGAAGTCTGATGACACCTTCGGGGTTTGTTGTGGACCAGTTGCCCTAGGGAACATGGTTAAATGAGCTTTTTATGGTTGAACCAAATATGACCCCACTTGTTTTGTCTAGCATGCAACAATGTTGTGCCAGAAGCATATCTTCCTTTTCCATTTTCCCTCACTTTGTCGTTTTGgacttttcttcttttcctgTGTTGTGTTTTCAAAACTAGCATGCATCGCTAATTTGCTTTGAACATCAAGCTAAGTCCATACACTGCTTTTTCcatgcccttttttttttgttacgtTTAAAACGTGACATGAATAGCGAGAATTCATAAAGCTAGATCTAACATATTTGAAATTGAAACACAATAATAGTAATTGTTGCTCGTTCGTCTTGTTTGAGAAATCATAAGGAAACAAATTTGGACCTATAATTAATCAAAGTATGAGAAAGAAAATTTCGAAGTGGCATCGATATGTctttatttgattatgaaattaCATGTCACAAGGCAAACAATCATACATCCTTTCTCTTAATATATGTTGGATAGGTACAATTGATTACTGCAATTGGCAAGAACCACTGTAATTGCGACTGCCATTATTCGAATCCTTTGTACacaaacttaaagaaaatcCAAGTGACTAACAGTAAATATACATATAGTATCACAAATCATAATGAATCTGAACCTAAATCCTATATAATTGGACTCACAATTTTACAGTACATTTTGATAATGCTTATTGGGGGAAATAAggagtttgaggtaaaaataTATCACTCTTTTTGCATTATTGCAGTTAAAGAGTTTGAGGCAATAATTTCTCATATGTATTATTTGACATTGGTGAATTTTAATATttcacttaatatattttaacatgtGTTTTTGGTTTGTTTATAATCACGTGATTAAATAGTTTTAACAGTAGTTAGGTCGTTAATTTTGGCGAGATTCACCAGCAAAAGGATCAAAATCATTTAAAAgtgaatattttaattaatcGAAGGTTAAATGTACTTAACCAGATAAGAATGTTGTCGATATTTCAGGGATGTAAAGCGCAAATTTCCCAAAAAATTTATGGAAACTGATGCAGCCAAATAAACGAGAACCAGCATCTCCAAGAAACTACCAAGTTCACTTATTTTCTGCACTTTCAGGTAGATTTTGAGTTGTGATCAACGCTGATCACAGTTGATGCCTAGTTTACATATTAAAAAGTTTGTCGATAAATGACAAGCAATTTCAACGATCATTTCAAGCGAACAAATGAGAGGATTCTCATTCATAAGCATAATCACAAAAGTACCCTGGGTTGTGCAAATAGAGAGTTCATCAAGTTGACATACTATTGTGCCAAAATCACTGTTTTCTTTCCCAAAATTGAGACAATTATGAAAAATTAGTGATTCAATACCGTTGTGCCAAAATTACTGCTTTCTTTTCCCTTTCTCAAAAAATTGATACGATTATGAAAATCTATTGCTTCCTATACACAGTTAAATATAACCCAAAATGCAGGACTGCCTCCCTAGTCATTGCTGCCTCACTTGTCATTGCTGCATCCCCCATTCGCTGTTGTTGTGTATGTACATATCATTCCAAGACATGCAGCACTTGATCTTCTTATGTTGAGGTATATGGAACTTTGGCTCTCTTGGAATGGTAGGATCTTTTGTTGACCTAATGCAGACCATCAAATTTCCCATTTAGAAGTAATTCTTAATTAAAGCTAGTATATTCCctattagaaaaagaaaaacttggTAAGTTATATAAAGTAAAGTTGGAAACTTGTTACCCTCTAGGAACGAAAGGCCTATCAAAGTAGGGCATCGGTTGAGCTTTTGGAACAAGTTCATTTCTCAGCCTCCTAATTTCTTCTTCCTCAGCAATCTAGAAAAAGTAATAGTATAGTAAAAAAAGATAACAAGAATGACAGAGAAAAACTACATATACATGTTTTAATCCCAGAACATATTGCTTGGCTTACCTTCTGCAGTCTCTCTCTTTCCATCTTGTATTGTTCAATAAGGCTCAATTTTTCTGCTACCTGATGCAAAACATGGAGAAACCAGGAACAAAAGTTACTGTGCCTCCAAAAATGACATCAATTGATACAGCTCCTGTCCTCTTATGCAGGCACTCTCTTTGGTTATTTCTTTACATATTGCAAATATTTCTCATATGCTTTCGCCTAATGAAATATAACATTGAACAAGAATCTAAAACTAGTCCTCTTTCACTCTAACAAGTTTACTTGGGTCCCCTCTCTTATTGGTGCACTTTCtatgaaaaaaattgagataTCCCTAGCAGCATTTTGCACGAGATTAAAGCAACCCGTTCAACTAAAAGAATTAATAATTTAGGTTGACGAATGACCCAAGTCAAAGAATAAACAAAATCTACCTGGTGATCAAACTCAGCACGTTCAGCAGCCCTAATGTCACTGTGCAGCACCAGATCAACTGGCCTTGTGCTCTCTTTTATCGGAGGCTTTGGCAAACACTAAACAGTTGAAAACAGAGTAATTTAGTTTTCTTTTCATAACAAGTTGAAGTATAACCCCAAGACCAAAAGATTTGTGCATATGAGAGAGGTAACAAAATGAACTTCGTACAACATTTTGTCCTAATTTCTCTGATTTTGGTTTTAAAAAAGTCCAATCTCCAATATACGAGATGAACAAGATGTGTGTTCCCTTTTAAGTTCCAGGCATAATTTTATCGATCAACGCATAAAATCTTTAATGGTTAGAAATGACTATGGTGAAAAGCTTAGGCTACCTCTGGCTCGTCTGTTGTCCATGGAAGGCCTTGTGCAATTGGTATCCGCTGTTTCTCCTCTTCCTCCACCATTTGTTGCACTTTCTTTATAAATTCTTCCTCCTTACATTTTCCCCTTTCCTGCAGCAATAGCCAATCTAAGAAACTCCTCAAGTAAATTGATAAATGATTAATTGGATTCAATATGACGCCTATAGACtgtaaaaacatatatatatgcagTTCAACAATGACAGGAGACAATTAACTGTTGAATCAAGAATAGGTAACTACATAAATAAAGACCACCCTGCTAATGATCAAGGAACAATGACCATCATGAAAATCAATAAAGGGGAATTTAAAGACCAATATTCGAGTTTCTTGTAGCCATCAAGTTGAGTCCATCTTTCAGTGTCCAAACTACACAAATCACTATTTTGCCGGCAGCCAGCACTTGTCAACCAGATATATGCAACTGTATATTTGGTCATATTTGTACAAGAAGCAACCAATTAGCAAAAGGTTAGAGCCAACCAAACACACAATTCACAAACCTCAGTTCTAAGTTTGAAGGGCTTTTGGGAGGTCGCTTTGAGCTGCCTTCTCTTCCAGTTTCTTTTAGCAAATGTGCTTGATGATTCAGCACTCTGCAGCATCAAGAATGAAAATAAGAGCTTTAAGATTAACATAATTCTTCCCCATCGATCTCTGATGGATGATAAAGAGAAAATCCTTACATTGCGTCTGCTCCTTCGACCACCACCTGAAGTCATGCTTGAAATACTGAAGCtttcaagagaaaaaaaaacagtaTATTTTCAGCACTCAAAAGAAGATATTACATCTCAATCCTAAATTAATCGGAATCTGCTATATGAATGATAAAGGAGGGTTGCATTAGGTCGACAACCAATAATCAATTTCTAATGAATCCTTatgatttaaaaaatgaaaacagAAAAACTAATAGAATAAATGAAGTTTCAAGTACTAACCATCCATGGCTGCTATCCAATGAGGAAGCACAACGCGAATCCAATCCTAAGCTCTCGGAGTTGAGGAAGAAATCAGATGGACAAAACGAAAAAGAAGATACCTGTGTCTCAAGAATCACGGGAGGCTGTAAACAAGGCAATGCCCATTTTTGTTCCTTGCCAGAATCCTCTgctttattttcatcattttcccCTTTCTCCTCACACTCTTTTGTTTTCGGTATTGAGAGAAGCTTCTCAAAAGCCTTAACTAAATGCTTCACTCTTCCAGAACCAGCTTCAGGTACACTTTGTCTTGCTTCTTCCAACAACTTCTCCCTCCTCCTCTTTATAGTCCCACCACTCATTTCACCCCGACCCACATCCTCGTTTGCCCTTTCCGCCAATTCAACTAATTCACCCTCGGAAATTGAAATTGTTACCTCCTGGTCGACTGTAATTCGCTCTCCATCGCCATTTTCAGCTCCATTTATTTCATCCAACTTCTCAATGTCATACTCTTCCTGTTCATTTCCACCGCGATTCTTAAAAAACTCTTCTTGAGAAGCCCTAAGACTCTCATATGCAACACAAAGACACTTTTTTTTCTCAGCACCATCCTTATTACACTTACAAATCATTGAAGGTTTCAGATTATCTGTATTATACTTCTTCTTACAAATCATTGAAGGTTTCAGATTATCTGTATtatacttcttcttcttcgcgATTACAAACTTCCTCTGACGAATCTTATTTTTAGGCGAAGGTGAAGCCAATTGATTAGTGTTAGGATTTCTGGAAACTGATTTCTGAGTTTTCGTTGCTgatttagaatattttgataaaactaGACTGAGCTCCACATTTGGGTTCAAATTCTCAGAAATTTTGGAGCATTTTTTAGGCGTAAGCCTAGTGGATTTGCCGTTGGAATCCATCAAAATCGCCGGAAAAGCAATGTGATTGTTGCCGAAAATTTGATCAGAGTTAGGGTTTAGTTGTATTGCTGATTAGCTAGGGTTTTCTGGTTTTTCTCTAGCTCATTCATTGATTGACGAgggaaaagaagaaaagttgAGCTTTTGACGCTTCTGGAGTTTGTAACggctagtattttttttattttttttgagggggggggggggggggggatgagCGGGCTTGATTTTGGAGCGTTGGATTtgtttttctaaattattttggaaAACTGGACCGTTAATTAGAGAGTGATTTGAGGTTGTTGTTATGGCTAAATTAGCCATGATTGAGTTAATCCAGTCacacaaaattaaaagaaaaattagacaAAATGTTTATTGGCTTTAAATTTCTTATCAAACTAAttcaattatcatttttttttttttttaaaatggtcatttggcCTGACTTCATATATTAAAATTAGTAGTAGTGACCCTTAAATTTATATCTTGGATGGACTTCCTCCTAATAGTGCACTCatcttttcaaaattttagattcttaattttttttgtttgttcttttataaaatttaaatatctgataattattttctttattatgattatataaaatatattaaaaatattttgataaggtTTCTCATTGATCAATTTGGACGACTACGTGTCAATCCAATTTTAATCAAGCTAAATTAAGCGAATTAAAATGTGTGAATCAATATTAACCAGCTCAAATTCAAACAAATCATATTTTCACTAGCTAACTTTACCGCCCAGCCAAAAGTTTGCCAAGAAAGGACAGATACAAAGTAAGCAATTTTAATTTTGGTATTCTCTCACTAAAACATGTTAGAATTGTTTTTCCCATCGTTGCTTACTAGCAAGGGGAGAAGATACAATTCTATCTTTGTTGCTTTAGCTGGTCTTCTTCCACAATTTCTTCATTATATTTAATTCTAATTTATGTAACACTTTTCGTTTATTAAgagttaaattaattatttttttaagttaaattgaATCATATCACTCAGAGCTATTTTGAATCTCGATAAGAGAAAAATATCATCTACATTGAAACAAATGGAGTATTAGTTTTCATTGCAATTAACCTTCTAACTTTATCATGCACCTTTATTTCTTTTAACCATTTTTGTTAAGTAttgattttaaaacaaattgGACGAAGAAGTTTCTATGGCATTTTCCATGCGACGGTACAACAAATTGTTCTTTCCAGACAAATGACTTTGCAAAAGGTCACAACTTACACTTTTAAATATTGATGTTGAAATACACACACAGTAAAGGAGGAATTTTATGGCATATATAGTATCGCGTAAaaagtttgaaattttatttaagtaGAGAAGAGCAAAGTATCTATTGATACAAATAATTAccagcatttcttctctcttcgctcttttgaaagaaaaaaaaactgcGCATTGAGTACGTATCCTAGTAACTAAGTAATATGGCATGAATTTGGAGAGGATGAGAAAAGTATCTCTGCCTAATCATCAGTGTCTGCAATGTAACAAAAACACTGTGAAGACATgccaatttttatttatactaaaTACTTGTAATAATGCATAAATCTGGCACAAAGTGACAAAATCACTCTGCGTAATCGTCGTCGGAATGCTTTCTGGGACGATTTTTCTTCCCCTCATTGTTAGAACCAGAGTCAAAGTCAGAATCACCCTGCCAATTTATCAGATTAATTACATAAATGGAATAAGGTTATATAAGTGAACTAAAAGTATAAATTGAGGTACATTCCGTTATTGTTAATTATGcgattcaaaatataaagagtACTTACATATTTCTTGTGACCATAGCCTTCATCATCGTCATCACGCTTCCCATAGCTAGGCTTCTTGTAGTCGTCTTCCTCGGACCTTCCATAACTAGGCCTCTCAATTGTTGAACTTTCGTACCCTTCGCTCTTTTTTCCATATCCACTAGATCCATACTCATCAGAATCGGTCTTTCGTCCATAACTTGACCCGTATGTCATATTTTTCCCTTCATCATCATCACCACTCTTTCTTATGTTCCCTGATCCATACCCGGTGGATGTAGTATTACTACCATATCCACCCGATTCATTTCCATAACCAGATCCGTATTCTGAACTCTTATTCTCGTATCCACTTTTTCCTCCATACCCGCCAGATGCGGTTTTGCTCCCATATCCACCAGACCCGTACTGATCATCAGAGTCATGAGTAGAATTTTTTCCATAACTAGACCCGTATCCCGAATTTTTCTCTTCATACTCACTTTTCGTTCCGTATCCCGATCCATATTCAGATGTGGGCTCATCATCGTCGTTCCGTCCATATCCAGATCCAATTGCCTTTTTGGGTTTTCCGTATTCGGACCGATTTCCATATCCGGTTTCATCAGATTCAATTCCACTTCCACCATACCCACTTTCACCATAAGACATGATTGTGttaatttctaaattattttcctCTTAATTGATAAAAAATGGAATAATGTGATCacaagaaaatgaattttgtaaGTTAAAAGTTGAATTGAAGTATAAAAGGGGGAAAACAGTTACAAGTTGTTGGAAACGAGGTTGTTACTCCTATTAACGGTCGTTATTACTTCATTTGTTATAAAATTCAAAGGTAGAAGTaggatttaaaatttatgattctGAATTTCCACCAAATTAGTAGTTCATTTTGCACCAAAAACATTGCAAATAATGTTGTCTAGACATCTTACTCTAAGACTATTagattcaaattattttttaaatatatttttaaattcgatatgtcaagttaaaatcaaataaacaaaTTGCTTCAAAGGATGTTATGTATCACGTATCACCATGTATGTGGCCAGTCAGCTAGATATAGATATAAAGTTGAGATATAAAACCAAAGAAATTGAGTACCCCTAGGGTCCCTCATAACGTTTCTAAGGTCCATGAACCCGTGCGAATCTTTAGTCCCCAAAGATGTTCGTAGAGATATACGATATTGCAGAGTCAGTTAGATCACAtgaaagattaaagaaaaataagggAAACTAACAtagatatactatattaagaaaatatttatcatttatagcaataatatttttatatttgctGAACACTTatgatacatttataatacatattatatttttttttataaaatacctataatacaaattttattgataggtaatacatttatcacaccatttgatacaattataatacaCTCTGTCGATTTTTTTACTAAGCAAGCATAATatacttttaatacatattgcagatttatcatagtattgctataaatgataataaataaaaaaatatcattaaaagaaataattatttattaaaaagtactcTTCTAAGTAATTTTTACGAAAAATAAACTAGGCAATTTACACCGACAATATAATGTAAATTTTTGACCAGcccaatatgaaaaaaattaaaatatcaattcTTTAAAATGTCTGTCCAGACAAGAAAAAGATGGAGATGCGGGGGATCGAACCCCGTGCCTCTCGCATGCAAAGCGAGCGCTCTACCATTTGAGCTACATCCCCATTTGGTATTTACAgatatcaaaatattataacGTTGAAACATCCGAGCACGAACAAACAAATCCAGTTGCTTAAGACTAGTGAAGCTGGTAAAATTTTTTGTACCTGAAGTCGAACAGGAATATAAGGAACGAAACATTCAAGCCTGCCGAAAGCATCACTAGCTTACGCTCTGACCCGAGTAGCATGGGGCACGTGGAATCCCGTGTGAATCAGCAAGGACCACCTTGCAAGGCTAAATACTCCTGGGTGACCGATAGCGAAGTAGTACCGTGAGGGAAGGGTGAAAAGAACCCCCATCGGGGAGTGAAATAGAACATGAAACCGTAAGCTCCCAAGCAGTGGGAGGAGCCAGGGCTCTGAGCTGAAAAAAAGGAATGTAGAGAAGAATATCCGTATAATAAAGCTTTCCCAACCGGCCAACGATCCTTCCCGTGCGCTGATCGTGAACAAAAAAATTCTCTTGGCGGGGTCTGTTTGAACAGACCCGGCAACTAAAGGGacttctttttcgggttcctttaGTTGTCTCTATGTCCATGCATAAGGAGGTCGCCCTAGCGGGCTGCGATTTCATAAAAACCGTTGTGAAACTGAAACGACGTTCaggtttaaaaaattaaaaaaagggcCAAGGATGAGACTTAATTACCTGGTAAAAGTCGATATGCAGACATAAGATTTCAAGCTTAAGAAGTCTAGATAGATGGGCAAGTGGAAGAGGCAGGCAGTCTTTGGTCCACAAGCTGGTAGGACAACCGTCAACTATTTTTAAGACATTTCTACAACAAACACTGTAAGCAACTCCTTAATTCTCAGTTTTCACCATTCTTTTCAAATACATTGAATAATTAAGTTTACATCTACTCACATGTGCTTGATTAGTTAATACTTCATCcgtttattttttgtgtgtccATATTTATTTTGCACACCTTTCCTCTAGCCAAATGGAGCATCTAGGTATCAGCCATATTATTTTGGATTTAGCTAACTGTAATGGTGTAAACAGCATGCTCTTTTCCTTGTATTTTAACTAGGGATATTTTTGTTACAATTTCTTATTTGTATTAAAATCGACTAAACATGATTAATTCCTACAAATtcgaaaaattacctaaatatacAATTTCTTTTCAtcatattctttaaaatttcttaccatttgaatttttttttacaaaaatccatgttttctcttattctcagatacatcactttacatgaTGTATCGAGACGTACGTGATATATCAGAAAGTTGAGTGATGTATCCGGAACTGAGATGCGATATATCGGGACATTGAGGAATGTATCCGAAATCGAGACACGATGTATCAGGACGTTTTGGGATGTATCCgaattccaccaaatttaagaaatttttgtaattttaaaaaaaataagaatatgatataattaactcttaacactatgaAATTTATGTAATTTCTACTATTAATTGGGCAATTTCTCCTGGTGAGAATTAGGTAGGTTGGGCCCAATTATGTCTGGATTGGACTGCTTTGTCCAACCCAATTGTAGTTGTTTATCAGTCATGTGAACTCCAAATAGGAAACAAgtgatttgagaaaaatgatactCATCATACTTCATCCGTTCTATTTTATGTGGTAgtgtaaataatttaaattcttgaaaataCGAAAACAGAATGGTATCAAAGATTTTGAAACGTtgcaaaatgataaaatagtcATATATATTGGAACAAAAGGAGTATAAAACAAAAATAAGGTTCATATAGATTTTAGGCTAATTTAACATGACAACTAGATTaacacaacaataacaacaacaacccagtaaaatcgCACAACGTGGGTCTGgaaagggtaaagtgtacacagaccttactcctactaaGGTAGGAcaactgtttccgaaagaccctcgccTCAATAAAAGAATCACACATGAAAAGATTTCTCCAATTTCACTCCAATAAGCTAATCTATTACTATGTTTTTAAGACACTTCAAAAATGTTGCCGCATCCGTGTTGAATTCTTCAAAAGTTACTTTCGAAGAATCCAACATGCACATGGTGGCCTTTTTGAATAGTCTAAGCAACATAAATCTATTGTACATATAAACACGAGATACTCAGTCTTCATTCCTCAATAATGTTGTAATCTTTCAAATTGTTGTCTTTGACACTTTTCTTGCAAGAATAAT
The sequence above is a segment of the Solanum dulcamara chromosome 11, daSolDulc1.2, whole genome shotgun sequence genome. Coding sequences within it:
- the LOC129873666 gene encoding microtubule-destabilizing protein 60-like — encoded protein: MDSNGKSTRLTPKKCSKISENLNPNVELSLVLSKYSKSATKTQKSVSRNPNTNQLASPSPKNKIRQRKFVIAKKKKYNTDNLKPSMICKKKYNTDNLKPSMICKCNKDGAEKKKCLCVAYESLRASQEEFFKNRGGNEQEEYDIEKLDEINGAENGDGERITVDQEVTISISEGELVELAERANEDVGRGEMSGGTIKRRREKLLEEARQSVPEAGSGRVKHLVKAFEKLLSIPKTKECEEKGENDENKAEDSGKEQKWALPCLQPPVILETQVSSFSFCPSDFFLNSESLGLDSRCASSLDSSHGCFSISSMTSGGGRRSRRNSAESSSTFAKRNWKRRQLKATSQKPFKLRTEERGKCKEEEFIKKVQQMVEEEEKQRIPIAQGLPWTTDEPECLPKPPIKESTRPVDLVLHSDIRAAERAEFDHQVAEKLSLIEQYKMERERLQKIAEEEEIRRLRNELVPKAQPMPYFDRPFVPRGSTKDPTIPREPKFHIPQHKKIKCCMSWNDMYIHNNSEWGMQQ
- the LOC129874241 gene encoding uncharacterized protein At5g39570-like, with the protein product MSYGESGYGGSGIESDETGYGNRSEYGKPKKAIGSGYGRNDDDEPTSEYGSGYGTKSEYEEKNSGYGSSYGKNSTHDSDDQYGSGGYGSKTASGGYGGKSGYENKSSEYGSGYGNESGGYGSNTTSTGYGSGNIRKSGDDDEGKNMTYGSSYGRKTDSDEYGSSGYGKKSEGYESSTIERPSYGRSEEDDYKKPSYGKRDDDDEGYGHKKYGDSDFDSGSNNEGKKNRPRKHSDDDYAE